The DNA region TTCTAGATCCACACTTTAAAAGAAGCCATTCTCGGAGTCTTACCAATATGCATTGTTCCTGCATGTTCTTGGCATAGTCACAGCAGTGCCTACATGCCCGCCGTATGCACGCAAGTCTCGTGTTCAGCCAGAAAGATAAAccaagttttttcaaaactcttTTTGCTGCACCCACAATTTGATAAACGATTAGACTAAAGCAAGTCATCGAGCCTCTCCCTGGAACGAGACAGCGTTGAAGGGGACTTGGTCTGGACTGTTTGCGAAAACCAATATGGGATTGAAAAGGCTAACGGTGAATTTGCGCATTGCTGTTGTGCAGTTAAACCCGCAGATAGGGCATCTCGAGGAAACGGTTGTACGGGCCCACTCGCTGGTGCGCCGTGTGGAACGATACCAGCCAGATATTGTAGTCTTCCCTGAGTTCGCGCTGTCAGGCTACAGCTTCCACTCGCGCGCGGAAATCAGCGCCCATCTGTGCAGGCCACAGGAAGGCCCGGCATGGGAGTTCTGCCAGCAGATCTCGCGAAAGCTGTCATGTGTTACGGTCATGGGGTACCCAGAGCGTGGCGACAACCAGCAGGCGTACAACTCGGCCCTGGTCGTTGATGAGGAGGGCAAGCTCGCCTTCAACTACCGCAAGTCCTTCCTTTACGACACCGACGAGGAATGGCAGTGTGCCGAAAATCCAGCCGGCTTTCAAGCATTCGAGCTCCCCTTGAAGGGTAAGGCACGTGATCATGATGGGCACGTGCACGACGTTAAGCTCCGGAGTGCCATTGGCATCTGCATGGACCTGAGCCCCTACAAGTTCAAGGCGCCATTCCAAGAATGCGAGTTCTCAACCTACCAGCTGGAGCACGGCACGGAGCTGCTCATTGTCCCCATGGCCTGGCTGCACGCCTCCTCGGTTACTCGCGATACGGCAGACCCCGCTACGGGGAAAGCCGAGATTGCGAGGACTATGGACCAGCTCGGGCTTCCGTTGCATGGATCCCAGAACCAATTCCAGGTGAACATTAAACTCCGGGATGGTACTTGCGAAGAAGAATGTCCCGGTAATGGTACTCTCACCTCTGCTCCATCTGACGCTGGCGTCGCCTCGTCCTACTCGGACCTAAGCCGCCCTGATCAGCAGAACTTGGATTACTGGACTATTCGTTTTATGCCATTTCTTGCATGCAAGTGGCGCGAAAACTGGTTTGTcgaaaaagctttgaagccCATTTTGGCGAAATTCAAAGGCAGTAGGTTCACCTATCTCGGTAGCTCGCTGAAAGCGCCATGGCTTTTCGAGAACAAGAATGCGCTGCTAGTTCTTTGTAATCGCTGCGGTGCCGAGGATGGAGCTACAGTGTATGCTGGTTCTTCCgggtttttgaagttcaacGGGCAGTACGGcaatgaagaggaaattTTGAATTCTTCGAATAGAAGCGTTGAGCTCCTGGGAAACCTTGGAAAGGGTTACGAGGGAGTCATCGTTCGCGATGTGAGCTTTGAAATCGAAAGGGACTTGTAGCTGTACTTCCGTCTTATACAAAATTTATTAAAGCGAATAGTTCTTGAGTGCCGACTCAATCATCTTCTTTAGTCCTTAAGTCAGGGTCCAGTCGGAAAATAAAGTTGCCCTCTATGCCATCTATTTGGTTGTAGTCTCTGCTCTCTGGGTTCTCACCTGAGACAGCCTTTTTAAGAAATGGCAGCTGTTTAGAATGCATTAATTCTACCCACTTTAGCAGGTCAGTTGCTACTTCAAGATCCACCTCCGAAAGAGCTTCTGAGGATGGATCATTTGGTGTGGCCAAGGCCCTCCACTTTTCTCTTTGTAGGTGCTGAATGTAAGGATCCTTGGTGAGCGGGCACAAATCGGATCCTAGCTGCTCTTCTAGCCGTCGTAATTCCTCGATCCTTTGATGCGCAGTTCCATTTGCGTATTGCAGTTCGAGTTCTTTCAGACGGTAGGTGCTTTGCTTTCGGCTATTATGAAGAAGCGAGAGTAGCTCAACCTCCCGAAGCTCTGCAATATTTTTGTAAAGAAGCCCGACATCCTCGATACTAAGACTATTGAGTGGTGAATTAACAACCTCTATTCCCTCCTGAGTCCCCTTTTTGTTCATTGCTTGTTTCAAAACAGTTGATGTGCACCAATACCTGAATTCTGGAACATAGGTATTGCCCTTGTGGGCAAGGAAACCATACCTGGATGGGACCGAGTACTCTTTTCTCAGTGTAGTGATGTATTGGTTGGGTACAAGCGCGGGGACGCCATGAAACCTTGTGAGTATCAATGGCGATATCATATCGTATTGTAAGAAATGGTGATTTCTGCAATTGTACAAGTCCAGCTCGTAGTTTAAATTGTAGCGTTGCTCTGCGGAGTAGTATTTGGAAGGAGATTTCGAGCTCGACATCTCTTTGTTGGCCTCTGTTACAAGTTTTTCCAACGCCTTTTTATCCTCTTCTGTGTACTTTGCGTCACTGTCCATTCTGTTCGCTAAAACCTGGAGGGGTATGTCAGTCTCATTTGCTATTAGGTTAGGGTCGGCGTGTTTGATTTCGGTTCCGATGGAGTCTCTAAACTTGTAGAATTCAGCTGCGTAACGGTCAGAGAGCATGGCGGAGGATACACTTATCCCAGTAATGTCAATGTACAGTCCAGAGTCCACATCGATGAACCGAGCATCTATATTGTTCATGCCGTTGCCTTTAATCCGCGTTGTAATTGAGCTTCCCACATCTATAATAAATTTCCCATTTCCTTCTCTTGGGTCCTCTAGCACAAGGGTCTGGTTGAAATGCTGTGCCATGATATGAAGATGTCTAATAGGCATCTGAACATCAAAATCGTTGTCCCAGGGAAAACTTAAGCCATTGTAAACGTATCCGTAGAGCGTGCCGTGCGCAAGCCAGCATATCAGACCGTGAGCCTTcagaaacttttgaaatgTCCGAATCATGGAATCAAGCCTGGTCCGGGCGTCAAGAAAGTCTTGGAAAACTGCCCCATTAAAAAACCTCGCGTCATGGTGCCATCCTAGGGACTCGAAATCACTCAGGTCCGAGGGCTCGCGGAAATGTTTTGGCGCGAACGCATAATGAGTTTGAGTAGACACCCGCAGGCTGTTCAGGTACGCCTTCTCGTGAGCCGTTAGCTCGTCGATTTTactttcaagttcttgaatcCTCGTCAAGGCATCGAATTCAAAGTCTGACTTTCGTATATGCGTAGACGGCGCATGGAACGCAtttctctcttcttcagataTTTCAGTGATATTAACGCGGTGAGCCCGCGCAGGTTTACTCTTCTCGAACTCCGCAAACTGCTTCGAAAGATCGAAAACGTGATCGTGGTTTTTGAcctcttttctttgtaaatATGAGTCCAGCAGTCCGGACTCCAAAATATTTTTCCGGGGTATTCTTTCAACATTAAACTGCCAGGATCCCGAGTCTTTGTCCATGATTGTGATAGATATAGGGTTTTCCACAGTGTTAAGCAAGTGGTTTCTTGCCTGGAGCCTGTAAACCTCGGGCCTGACTTTGTCCTTGAGAGCCGTCACCACAGTGCTGCGTGCACCCGCGTCAGCGCGCGGGTTCGAAACACAGGCATCTGCTATGCGGTCCTGCACATCAGCACTGCTGTCCTCCGAGGGTGCGTCGAAGTAGTAGTCTCTGtcgagctcaaaaagaaacTCGCCTATCTCGATCTCGATTTCTGCCAGCTTTGACGAATCGAAGTGCttctggaagaagaatTTGCACGGGACATCCGTCTTCTTGAGCGACAGTAGCTTATTGTAGTCCCTGAAATCCGCCCAGTCGTACCACGAGAAGGGCAGCGATCCCGAGCCGTTGCGGTCTTGCAGCAAGTGCTCAAACACGACGCTCCACACCAGCCGCGGGTCTGAGTCGTAGAACTCCAGCTCATCCACAGACGCAAGCCGCCGGCCCTTCTCCGGACCGACGTGTACCACGAAAAGGTCTTTCTGCAGAGTATACGGGTCGGGATACTCGAACTTGGTACCGTAGTAAAATTCGCGGTAGCTTTCTACTAAATCGACCTTCTCGGCCGCCGTTCCGTTGTCTGTGCTCCAGCCTGTGCTCCAGCTTTTCCTGGGATCCCAGCTAGCGAAAGGACCACCCAAATTCTGCTTCGAGGTCACCAGCCATGTACTTATGAGCAGCCACACTGAAACACCGCACACTGCCCACACGTTCACGTCTCTCCTCCGCATTTTTGTCAGGCCTGAAAGCCTTCTTACCCAGTGCAGCCTGACCATCTCTCATACGCTCTCGGTAGCCTTGATTAGCCTTGGTCACCCCAGCTGCGTAACCTATGAATTGCCAATATTCCTGGGTTTAAAGATGTCGTTGGCCCATTCTCACAGCCCCCATTTTCCGGCACCGCTTATTAAACTTCCGCGCGCGCCAAGAAAATATTTCGGATGCAATAAGCAGGCGCAGCGTGCATTTAGAATAGAGATCAGTTCCTGCAGAACGCCTATAACGGCAGAAGTGTAAACATTAGATGGTCAGAAAACAGGGTGGCTGATCGGTGAACACCGTTGTCATTCTCCAGCTTTCGTACCTGGATTTTCGCTTGTAAAGAACAGATGCGGGCTTGGCTGAGAGGATTTGCAGTGAATGCGCTCGTAGATTAGCCAAAACGCAGTCGTCGCTGTT from Lachancea thermotolerans CBS 6340 chromosome C complete sequence includes:
- the NTA1 gene encoding amidase (similar to uniprot|P40354 Saccharomyces cerevisiae YJR062C NTA1 Amidase removes the amide group from N-terminal asparagine and glutamine residues to generate proteins with N-terminal aspartate and glutamate residues that are targets of ubiquitin-mediated degradation) codes for the protein MGLKRLTVNLRIAVVQLNPQIGHLEETVVRAHSLVRRVERYQPDIVVFPEFALSGYSFHSRAEISAHLCRPQEGPAWEFCQQISRKLSCVTVMGYPERGDNQQAYNSALVVDEEGKLAFNYRKSFLYDTDEEWQCAENPAGFQAFELPLKGKARDHDGHVHDVKLRSAIGICMDLSPYKFKAPFQECEFSTYQLEHGTELLIVPMAWLHASSVTRDTADPATGKAEIARTMDQLGLPLHGSQNQFQVNIKLRDGTCEEECPGNGTLTSAPSDAGVASSYSDLSRPDQQNLDYWTIRFMPFLACKWRENWFVEKALKPILAKFKGSRFTYLGSSLKAPWLFENKNALLVLCNRCGAEDGATVYAGSSGFLKFNGQYGNEEEILNSSNRSVELLGNLGKGYEGVIVRDVSFEIERDL
- the MNN14 gene encoding Mnn14p (weakly similar to uniprot|P36044 Saccharomyces cerevisiae YKL201C MNN4 Putative positive regulator of mannosylphosphate transferase (Mnn6p) involved in mannosylphosphorylation of N-linked oligosaccharides expression increases in late-logarithmic and stationary growth phases): MVRLHWVRRLSGLTKMRRRDVNVWAVCGVSVWLLISTWLVTSKQNLGGPFASWDPRKSWSTGWSTDNGTAAEKVDLVESYREFYYGTKFEYPDPYTLQKDLFVVHVGPEKGRRLASVDELEFYDSDPRLVWSVVFEHLLQDRNGSGSLPFSWYDWADFRDYNKLLSLKKTDVPCKFFFQKHFDSSKLAEIEIEIGEFLFELDRDYYFDAPSEDSSADVQDRIADACVSNPRADAGARSTVVTALKDKVRPEVYRLQARNHLLNTVENPISITIMDKDSGSWQFNVERIPRKNILESGLLDSYLQRKEVKNHDHVFDLSKQFAEFEKSKPARAHRVNITEISEEERNAFHAPSTHIRKSDFEFDALTRIQELESKIDELTAHEKAYLNSLRVSTQTHYAFAPKHFREPSDLSDFESLGWHHDARFFNGAVFQDFLDARTRLDSMIRTFQKFLKAHGLICWLAHGTLYGYVYNGLSFPWDNDFDVQMPIRHLHIMAQHFNQTLVLEDPREGNGKFIIDVGSSITTRIKGNGMNNIDARFIDVDSGLYIDITGISVSSAMLSDRYAAEFYKFRDSIGTEIKHADPNLIANETDIPLQVLANRMDSDAKYTEEDKKALEKLVTEANKEMSSSKSPSKYYSAEQRYNLNYELDLYNCRNHHFLQYDMISPLILTRFHGVPALVPNQYITTLRKEYSVPSRYGFLAHKGNTYVPEFRYWCTSTVLKQAMNKKGTQEGIEVVNSPLNSLSIEDVGLLYKNIAELREVELLSLLHNSRKQSTYRLKELELQYANGTAHQRIEELRRLEEQLGSDLCPLTKDPYIQHLQREKWRALATPNDPSSEALSEVDLEVATDLLKWVELMHSKQLPFLKKAVSGENPESRDYNQIDGIEGNFIFRLDPDLRTKEDD